From the Hyphomicrobiaceae bacterium genome, the window AGGTTCCCGTAATGAGCTTTGGCTTGATGCCGAGCTCGTCGAATGCCTCAAGCATCAGAATATGCGCCAGTCCCCGGGCACCACCTCCGCCGAGTGCAAGCCCGATGGATGGCACAGGCGGCGGTGACGGGCTTTTCACAACGGCATGAAGTTGGGGACGCTCGATACGTTTTCGCGGCATGTTTGCAAAGACCAAGCCTTGTTTGCCAGAGGAGTCCTTCTAGATTGCATCATGGCGGCAAACTTGTGAAAGCGCTTAACGCCGCTGCTTTTCCCGTGCGATGGCCCGCCAGCCAATGTCGTTGCGGCAGAAACCGCCGGGCCAGTCGATTTTGTTGATAGCCGCGTAGGCATGGGCCTGCGCATCGGCCACGCTCGATCCGCGCGCGGTGACATTCAAGACACGTCCGCCATTGGCCAGAATGCGCCCGCCGTCAGATTTCGTACCGGCGTGGAATATCTGGACGCCATCGACGCGGGCTGCCTCGGCAAGACCCTTGATTTCGGTGCCTTTCTTCGGGGTGCCCGGATAGCCGTTTGCGGCCATCACCACAGTTAGAGCCACGTCGTCGCTCCATTTCGGGTCGACTTTGGACAGCGTGCCATCGGCCGTTGCGCGCAGGGCTGCCAGAATGTCGGAGCGCAGGCGCATCATCAGAACCTGGGTTTCCGGATCTCCAAAGCGTACGTTGTATTCTATGAGCTTGGGACCGTCCTTCGTGATCATGAGCCCGGCGAACAGAACGCCGCGGAACGGCGTGCCGCGCGAGCGCATGGCTGCAACCGTCGGCAGGATGATTTCGTCCATCGTGCGCTTGGCGACTTCTGCCGTCATCACGGGGGCAGGTGAATATGCGCCCATTCCTCCGGTGTTGAGGCCGGTGTCACCATTGCCGACGCGCTTATGATCTTGAGCGGATGCGAGCGCCAGGGCATGCGTGCCATCGCATAGGGCAAAGAAGCTCGCCTCCTCTCCTTCGAGGAATTCTTCGATCACGACCTCAGCGCCCGCGGCGCCAAAGGCCCCGCCGAAGCACGCCTCGATGGCGTCGCGCGCTTCTGCCATCGAGGCCGCGATGATGACGCCTTTGCCTGCCGCGAGCCCGTCGGCTTTGATGACGATGGGAAGAGGTTTTCCCTCAAGGTAGGCGAGTGCTGAGGCGGCATCCGCAAATCGCCCATAGGCGGCGGTCGGAATATTGAACTGCGCGCACAGATCTTTGGTGAAGCCCTTGGATCCCTCAAGTCGCGCGGCCGCCGCGTTTGGACCGAAATAAGCGATGCCTGCCTTTTCGAGCGCGTCGCCCAATCCTGAGACCAGTGGGGCCTCAGGACCGATTACGACGAAATCCACAGCATTCGCGCGGCAGAATGCAACCACCGCATCGTGGTCTTCCACGTCGAGCGTCACGCATTCGGCGTGCTCGGCAATACCGGCATTTCCTGGTGCGCAATACAGCTTTTCAAGGAGGGGGCTGGCGGTCATGGCCCAGGCCAGGGCATGC encodes:
- the purD gene encoding phosphoribosylamine--glycine ligase is translated as MNVLLIGSGGREHALAWAMTASPLLEKLYCAPGNAGIAEHAECVTLDVEDHDAVVAFCRANAVDFVVIGPEAPLVSGLGDALEKAGIAYFGPNAAAARLEGSKGFTKDLCAQFNIPTAAYGRFADAASALAYLEGKPLPIVIKADGLAAGKGVIIAASMAEARDAIEACFGGAFGAAGAEVVIEEFLEGEEASFFALCDGTHALALASAQDHKRVGNGDTGLNTGGMGAYSPAPVMTAEVAKRTMDEIILPTVAAMRSRGTPFRGVLFAGLMITKDGPKLIEYNVRFGDPETQVLMMRLRSDILAALRATADGTLSKVDPKWSDDVALTVVMAANGYPGTPKKGTEIKGLAEAARVDGVQIFHAGTKSDGGRILANGGRVLNVTARGSSVADAQAHAYAAINKIDWPGGFCRNDIGWRAIAREKQRR